The Acaryochloris thomasi RCC1774 genome contains a region encoding:
- a CDS encoding aldo/keto reductase, protein MKTRKLGPELEVSAIGLGCMGMSEFYSGRDEEEAIATLHHALDLGVTFLDTADMYGPHTNEQLIGKALKNRRDQAVIATKFGVIRTADGGFGGINGKPEYVHQACDASLQRLGIEVIDLYYLHRVDPTVPIEETVGAMAELVKQGKVRYIGLSEAAPETLRRGHSVHPITALQTEYSLWNREPEDEIIPTVRELKIGFVPYSPLGRGFLSGAIQSLDDLAEDDYRRHSPRFQGENFDRNLEVVEQVKAIAQEKEVTASQLAIAWLLAKGHDIVPIPGTKRRQYLEENVAAVKIELTFAELKRIEAVAPQGVAAGDRYPDMNSVNR, encoded by the coding sequence ATGAAAACTCGAAAGTTAGGCCCAGAGTTAGAAGTCTCAGCCATTGGTCTCGGCTGTATGGGCATGTCTGAATTTTATAGCGGTCGAGATGAAGAAGAAGCGATCGCAACTCTCCACCACGCACTAGATCTCGGCGTCACCTTCCTGGATACCGCTGATATGTATGGTCCCCACACCAACGAACAGTTGATCGGGAAAGCTCTCAAAAATCGCCGAGATCAGGCTGTAATTGCAACTAAGTTTGGCGTTATCCGCACTGCAGACGGGGGCTTCGGCGGCATCAACGGGAAACCAGAGTATGTCCATCAAGCCTGTGATGCATCTCTTCAGCGGTTAGGGATAGAGGTTATTGATCTCTACTATCTGCATCGAGTCGATCCGACTGTTCCCATCGAAGAGACTGTTGGTGCGATGGCTGAGCTAGTAAAACAAGGTAAGGTCCGCTACATTGGCCTATCTGAAGCGGCACCTGAAACGCTGCGTCGTGGACATTCAGTACATCCCATCACAGCGCTGCAAACAGAATATTCACTGTGGAACCGCGAGCCAGAGGATGAAATCATTCCGACCGTTCGTGAGCTGAAGATTGGTTTTGTTCCCTATAGTCCGCTAGGTCGAGGCTTTCTGTCTGGTGCAATTCAAAGCCTAGATGATTTAGCAGAAGATGACTACCGCAGACATTCTCCTCGGTTTCAGGGTGAGAACTTTGATAGGAACCTAGAGGTGGTGGAGCAGGTGAAAGCTATTGCCCAAGAGAAGGAAGTGACGGCTAGCCAACTCGCGATCGCATGGCTCCTAGCGAAAGGTCACGATATCGTCCCAATTCCGGGCACCAAACGCCGTCAGTATCTAGAAGAGAATGTGGCGGCTGTGAAGATAGAGCTAACCTTTGCTGAGCTGAAGCGGATTGAAGCAGTTGCGCCCCAGGGAGTTGCGGCGGGCGATCGCTATCCTGACATGAACAGCGTTAATCGCTGA
- a CDS encoding TetR/AcrR family transcriptional regulator, with protein sequence MSKTGRPREFSVDAALDKAVEVFYVKGYEAATLDDLTAAMGIQRPSLYSAFGNKETLFLRAIERYRESYVRSAQATLSEEANGKKAMERFLAQTAECHIKSNGLGCLIVNSSVDCQVLQASICDRIRQIHTQNEEMIYRRLERAVADGDLTRKTDIRGLAQFYNGVIQGMAVLARGQNSLDAVRSMAVFAMKAWPDS encoded by the coding sequence GAATTCAGTGTTGATGCAGCTTTAGATAAGGCTGTGGAAGTTTTCTATGTCAAGGGATACGAGGCAGCCACTCTCGACGACTTGACGGCGGCAATGGGTATCCAGAGACCTAGCCTGTATTCAGCGTTTGGTAACAAAGAGACGCTTTTTTTACGTGCAATTGAGCGGTATAGGGAAAGCTATGTTCGTAGTGCTCAAGCAACGCTGAGTGAAGAGGCGAATGGTAAAAAGGCAATGGAGCGGTTTCTGGCTCAAACTGCGGAATGTCATATCAAGTCCAACGGACTAGGCTGCCTGATCGTCAATAGTTCTGTGGATTGTCAAGTGCTGCAGGCTTCGATTTGCGATCGCATCCGGCAGATCCATACTCAAAACGAAGAGATGATTTATCGGCGATTAGAGCGGGCAGTGGCCGATGGTGATCTGACCCGCAAAACGGATATTCGTGGGTTAGCCCAGTTTTATAACGGAGTTATTCAGGGCATGGCTGTCCTAGCCAGGGGGCAAAATAGCTTAGATGCTGTGCGTAGCATGGCAGTGTTTGCGATGAAGGCTTGGCCCGACAGCTAG
- a CDS encoding type II toxin-antitoxin system HicA family toxin yields the protein MPKLPTVTAEKLILVLKKIDFEIVRQRGSHVRMKHPNGRVVTIPVHSGQDLGKGLLRKILRDAELSRENFINLLG from the coding sequence ATGCCAAAACTGCCAACCGTTACAGCAGAAAAATTAATTTTAGTATTGAAGAAGATTGACTTTGAAATTGTGCGACAGCGTGGGAGCCATGTGAGGATGAAGCACCCTAATGGTCGGGTTGTTACAATACCTGTACATTCTGGGCAGGATCTTGGAAAAGGTTTACTGCGGAAAATACTCCGAGATGCTGAGCTTAGTCGAGAGAATTTTATCAACTTGCTAGGCTGA
- a CDS encoding type II toxin-antitoxin system HicB family antitoxin: protein MAIKREFYMMVEQDEDGVFVGEIPQLKACYSQGKTLDELVENIKEVIEMCLEEEELDESSQFVGVQKVTI from the coding sequence ATGGCCATTAAGCGCGAGTTTTACATGATGGTGGAACAGGATGAAGATGGAGTATTTGTTGGTGAAATTCCTCAACTAAAAGCTTGCTATAGCCAAGGTAAAACGCTTGATGAACTCGTGGAGAATATCAAAGAGGTCATTGAGATGTGTTTAGAGGAGGAAGAACTTGACGAAAGCTCTCAGTTTGTTGGCGTTCAGAAAGTAACGATTTAA